The following coding sequences are from one Tachysurus vachellii isolate PV-2020 chromosome 7, HZAU_Pvac_v1, whole genome shotgun sequence window:
- the LOC132847883 gene encoding ephrin type-B receptor 2, which translates to MAPLMALPHIIALLWIIPPICAIEDVLMDSTATAELGWTIYPSEGWEEVSGYDEHMNTIRTYQVCNVFRTNQDNWVRTKYIQRRGAQHIYVEIKFSVRDCGSIPDIPSTPCKETFKLYYFESDSDTASKVYPQWTENPWIILDTIAADETTQVELGGLGMHINTNVFSIGPLSRNGFYLAFQDTGACMSLTAVRVFFRKCPRVVRNGAVFPETLSGAERTSLVAARGTCIPNAEEVDVPIKLYCNRDGEWVDPIGRCMCKAGHEAGENGTLCQDNYSDLQQ; encoded by the exons aTGTGCTAATGGACTCGACAGCAACTGCAGAACTGGGCTGGACGATATACCCATCAGAAGGG TGGGAGGAGGTGAGTGGCTATGATGAGCACATGAACACCATCCGCACCTACCAGGTCTGCAACGTCTTTAGGACCAATCAAGACAACTGGGTGCGCACCAAATACATCCAACGGCGAGGGGCCCAGCACATCTATGTCGAGATCAAGTTCTCAGTGCGAGACTGTGGCAGCATCCCTGATATCCCAAGTACACCATGCAAGGAGACCTTCAAGCTCTACTACTTCGAGTCTGACTCAGATACGGCCAGTAAAGTTTACCCCCAGTGGACGGAGAACCCCTGGATCATTTTGGACACCATCGCAGCCGACGAGACCACGCAGGTGGAACTGGGTGGCCTGGGGATGCATATTAACACGAATGTATTCAGCATTGGTCCTCTGTCTCGCAACGGCTTCTACTTGGCCTTTCAGGACACCGGCGCCTGCATGTCTCTTACTGCTGTGCGGGTTTTTTTCCGGAAGTGTCCCCGCGTTGTCCGGAACGGAGCTGTCTTCCCAGAAACTTTGTCAGGAGCAGAGAGAACTTCGTTGGTTGCAGCTAGAGGTACCTGCATACCCAACGCAGAGGAAGTTGATGTGCCAATTAAACTTTACTGCAACAGAGATGGCGAGTGGGTGGATCCTATCGGGCGCTGCATGTGCAAAGCTGGACACGAGGCAGGCGAGAACGGCACTCTCTGCCAAG acaACTACAGTGACCTTCAGCAGTAG